A window of Myxococcota bacterium genomic DNA:
CGCAGGCGCAGGCTTGCTTGCTGCGCACGGCGCCGCACATCGGGCACAGCCCAAGGCACGACTCCGAGCAGAGTGGCTGCATGGGCCACGCGAGCGACAGGATTTCCAGAACGACCGGGCCGAAGTCTAGCTCGTCGCCTGCGTAGCGCCCGAGCTCGAGATCCTCCGGGT
This region includes:
- a CDS encoding DUF177 domain-containing protein gives rise to the protein PEDLELGRYAGDELDFGPVVLEILSLAWPMQPLCSESCLGLCPMCGAVRSKQACACETKQTSRPFAGLGQMLEESRQRPRRRK